One window of Chamaesiphon minutus PCC 6605 genomic DNA carries:
- the glgB gene encoding 1,4-alpha-glucan branching enzyme — protein sequence MTLALEQIDRIVGNKHHNPFEILGPHQVKENGKNVWVVRSYIPNAESVSVMIPDARQEYMMHSEHHPHFFSCTIDRSELSNYQLKITEGGHERVIYDPYAFTSPLLSDFDIHLFAEGNHHRIYEKLGAHPIEVEGIKGIYFAVWAPNARNVSVIGDFNYWDGRKHQMARRENGIWELFIPELKVGASYKYEIKNQDGHPYEKTDPYGFYQEPRPKTASIVADLSIHQWQDEEWMEKRRHSDLLRQPISVYECHLGSWLHAAANEPAQLPDGTTSPAVIVSDYNPGARFLTYRELADKLIPYVQNLGFTHIELLPISEHPFDGSWGYQVTGYYAPTSRHGSPEDFMYFVDCCHQAGIGVIVDWVPGHFPKDGHGLPFFDGTHLYEHADPRKGEHKEWGTLIFNYGRNEVRNFLYANALFWFDKYHIDGIRVDAVSSMLYLDYCREPGEWVANQYGGRENIEAADFLRQTNHLIFSYFPGALSIAEESTAWPMVSAPTYLGGLGFNLKWNMGWMHDMLDYFEMDPWFRQFHQNNITFSMWYNHSENFMLALSHDEVVHGKSNIIGKMPGDEWQKLANMRCLYAYMFTHPGKKTLFMGMEFAQWSEWNVWSDLEWHLLQYAPHQQMSQFLTELNYVYRHEPALYSQDFEEPGFEWIDCTDSRHSVVSFIRRDKNSNDCVIVVCNFTPQPHAHYRIGVPEHGFYHELFNSDARKYGGSNMGNLGGKWADEWSIHNRKFSLDLCIPPLGVSIFKIDRERTAAAYEWRDNNAIEGT from the coding sequence ATGACTCTTGCCTTAGAACAGATCGACCGGATTGTTGGAAATAAACATCACAATCCCTTTGAAATATTAGGTCCTCATCAAGTTAAGGAAAATGGGAAAAACGTTTGGGTGGTGCGTAGTTACATCCCCAATGCCGAGTCCGTCTCGGTAATGATTCCCGACGCGCGGCAGGAGTATATGATGCACTCAGAGCATCATCCACACTTCTTTAGTTGCACGATCGATCGATCCGAATTGAGCAACTATCAGCTTAAGATTACCGAAGGCGGCCACGAGCGGGTAATTTACGATCCTTATGCATTTACTTCACCATTATTAAGTGACTTTGATATTCACTTATTTGCTGAAGGAAATCACCACCGAATTTATGAAAAGCTCGGCGCACATCCGATCGAAGTTGAAGGTATTAAAGGTATCTATTTTGCCGTTTGGGCACCGAACGCACGTAACGTTTCGGTAATAGGTGATTTTAACTACTGGGATGGACGCAAGCACCAGATGGCCAGACGGGAGAACGGGATTTGGGAATTATTTATCCCCGAACTCAAAGTTGGTGCCTCTTATAAATACGAAATTAAAAATCAAGACGGTCATCCTTACGAGAAGACCGACCCGTATGGATTTTATCAAGAACCTCGCCCCAAAACGGCCTCGATCGTTGCCGATCTGAGCATTCACCAATGGCAAGATGAGGAGTGGATGGAAAAGCGTCGCCATAGCGATCTTTTGCGCCAGCCGATTTCTGTCTATGAGTGTCACCTGGGTTCCTGGCTACATGCCGCAGCCAACGAACCAGCTCAATTACCAGACGGCACCACCTCGCCAGCAGTAATTGTTTCTGACTATAATCCTGGCGCACGGTTTCTCACCTACCGTGAATTAGCTGATAAATTAATTCCTTACGTCCAGAATTTGGGCTTTACCCATATCGAACTGTTACCCATCTCCGAGCATCCGTTCGATGGCTCCTGGGGTTATCAGGTAACGGGTTACTATGCGCCGACATCGCGACATGGTTCCCCTGAAGATTTTATGTATTTTGTCGATTGCTGTCACCAGGCAGGTATCGGTGTAATCGTCGATTGGGTACCCGGACATTTCCCCAAAGACGGACACGGTTTGCCCTTCTTCGATGGGACTCATCTTTACGAACATGCCGACCCCCGCAAAGGCGAACATAAAGAGTGGGGAACTTTAATCTTTAACTACGGACGCAACGAAGTCAGAAATTTCCTCTACGCTAATGCTCTATTTTGGTTCGATAAATACCATATCGATGGCATTCGCGTCGATGCCGTCAGCTCGATGCTGTACCTCGATTATTGTCGCGAACCTGGTGAATGGGTAGCCAACCAGTACGGCGGACGGGAAAATATCGAAGCCGCTGACTTCTTGCGCCAAACCAATCATCTCATCTTTAGTTACTTCCCAGGCGCACTATCGATCGCCGAAGAATCCACCGCATGGCCGATGGTATCTGCGCCTACCTACTTAGGCGGCTTAGGTTTCAACCTCAAATGGAACATGGGTTGGATGCACGACATGCTCGATTATTTTGAGATGGACCCTTGGTTCCGCCAGTTCCACCAAAATAACATTACCTTTAGCATGTGGTACAACCACAGCGAGAACTTTATGCTCGCGCTCTCGCACGATGAGGTAGTCCACGGTAAGAGCAATATCATTGGCAAAATGCCAGGTGACGAGTGGCAGAAACTCGCCAATATGCGCTGTCTCTATGCCTATATGTTTACTCATCCCGGCAAAAAAACCCTGTTTATGGGGATGGAATTTGCCCAATGGAGCGAGTGGAATGTCTGGTCGGATTTGGAGTGGCACTTGCTACAATATGCCCCCCACCAGCAGATGAGTCAATTCTTGACAGAACTCAACTACGTCTATCGTCACGAACCCGCACTCTACAGTCAAGACTTTGAGGAGCCTGGATTTGAATGGATCGATTGTACCGATAGTCGCCATAGCGTGGTGTCCTTTATCCGCCGCGATAAAAATAGCAATGATTGTGTAATTGTCGTCTGTAATTTCACACCGCAACCGCACGCACATTACCGCATCGGCGTACCCGAACACGGTTTTTATCACGAGCTATTTAATAGCGACGCGCGCAAATATGGCGGTAGCAATATGGGCAACCTCGGTGGTAAATGGGCAGACGAATGGTCGATTCACAATCGTAAATTCTCGCTAGATCTGTGCATTCCCCCACTAGGTGTCTCGATCTTCAAGATCGATCGCGAACGCACCGCCGCAGCCTATGAATGGCGCGATAACAACGCGATCGAAGGCACATAG